The DNA region TACTCAGTTTGAGAATCAATCTGCGCTCTTCCCCTGCAAAGTTGTCATTCAGTTGTATAGTCAGGGATTTTGCCTTGTCGCGGGTGATGCTGCCCCAATGGAAGCGTACGGTACCTATACCCTCCAGTTTCAAGGGATACCCGTTCTCATCTGTCATGATGCCTCCATCCGGGTACATAACGGAAGCCACAATCCAATTGGTTCTGGTCATCGGGATTTCTATGGAGCTTGCATCGCCTTCGACAGTAAATTCTTCTGTAGAAGAGAAACGTTCATCATTTGCATTATCACAGGCTGTTCCACCGAAAAGGATGACAATGGAGAATATTAGCGCTTGGAGTACGTTTGTTCGTTTCATGTATCTTTAGTTTCGTTCGTTTAAATAGCTTTTGTTTATAGACGTATTTTATTGGAAAATACTGCAAACAAAGGTATGTTTTTTTAGTAAGAAAAAGATAGGAGAGGATGCTTTTTGTAGAATATTAGTTGTACCTTGTAGGTCTTTAAATCAACAAAATACATATAGAGCATAGAAAACAATTTACAAGTTATCAGAGAATAGGAAATAGAAGCATGCCTAATAGAACTGAGAGGACAAAAAGTACTGTTGGATAGAGATGTGGTAACGCTGTACGGAGTAGAAACGAAGCGGGTGAATGAAGCGGTGAGAAATAATCCGGATAAGTTCCCGGAAGGGTATCTTGTTTCTTTGCAAGTGTCTGAGAAACAGGAACTGGTCGAAAATTTCGACCGGTTCAAAACATTAAAGCATGCTACAATGGAACCTAAAGCTTTCACCGAAAAAGGACTTTATATGCTTGCCACCGTTTTGAAAAGTCCCCGGGCTACGGCTATGACTCTTGCCATTATAGAATCTTTTGCCCATTTAAGAGAACTTTCCCGCAATC from Bacteroides sp. MSB163 includes:
- a CDS encoding ORF6N domain-containing protein, yielding MEACLIELRGQKVLLDRDVVTLYGVETKRVNEAVRNNPDKFPEGYLVSLQVSEKQELVENFDRFKTLKHATMEPKAFTEKGLYMLATVLKSPRATAMTLAIIESFAHLRELSRNLNILSTETDEGKQKTLTQRSSELLHELLSVEEKGDITETESSIELNLYALKMKRTVKKTKKG